From one Deinococcus aetherius genomic stretch:
- a CDS encoding HU family DNA-binding protein, translating into MPELRTELERQAAEDVPAGFTVETFVLDASLSPRDLEAFENNGLHSESAAVTLQAMTKKAAKAPAKKTSAKQQVVEAEPAPQALTESSEGGKIAKTQLVEGVAQQSGLPKKQAGQVVDAAMEVIVDALRSGKSVGLPGLGTLSVKQTAARTGVRPGTSERIQIPAGRKVAFKVANTLKGALGGTGDAAASE; encoded by the coding sequence TTGCCAGAACTGCGGACGGAATTAGAACGGCAGGCGGCGGAAGACGTGCCGGCAGGATTCACGGTGGAAACGTTCGTACTCGACGCGAGCCTGAGTCCCCGGGATTTGGAGGCGTTCGAGAACAACGGCTTGCATTCGGAGAGTGCAGCGGTCACGCTGCAGGCCATGACCAAAAAAGCGGCGAAGGCTCCGGCGAAGAAGACCTCGGCCAAGCAGCAAGTGGTGGAAGCAGAACCGGCTCCGCAAGCTCTCACCGAGAGCAGCGAGGGCGGCAAGATCGCCAAGACGCAGCTCGTCGAGGGGGTCGCCCAACAGAGTGGCCTGCCCAAGAAACAGGCCGGTCAGGTCGTGGACGCCGCGATGGAAGTGATCGTGGACGCTTTGAGGAGCGGGAAGAGTGTCGGCCTGCCGGGCCTGGGGACGCTCAGCGTGAAGCAGACGGCCGCCCGCACCGGCGTGCGCCCCGGCACCAGCGAGAGAATTCAAATCCCCGCGGGCCGCAAAGTCGCGTTCAAAGTCGCCAACACCCTCAAGGGAGCGCTCGGCGGCACGGGCGACGCGGCAGCCAGCGAGTAA
- a CDS encoding RNase H family protein — protein sequence MPDTPRHTAVRLVTDGACSGNPGPGGWACILTSGAHNRELSGGEPQTTNNCMELTALLEGLRTLKRPCQVHVVSDSRYVIDALEQG from the coding sequence ATGCCAGACACGCCTCGTCACACCGCCGTGCGCCTCGTGACCGACGGAGCGTGCTCGGGCAATCCGGGCCCCGGCGGCTGGGCCTGCATCCTCACCAGCGGTGCACACAACCGCGAACTTTCCGGCGGCGAGCCCCAGACCACCAACAATTGCATGGAACTCACCGCCCTCCTGGAAGGGCTGCGGACCCTCAAGCGCCCCTGCCAGGTCCACGTTGTTAGCGACTCCCGCTACGTCATCGACGCCCTCGAGCAGGGCTAG
- a CDS encoding MPN domain-containing protein: MTTSFFPTITTWVLPEAAVRTSLAEMARDGRRGNEGVALWLGHRTEGMAEVTHVAVLRGSLVSKAPDLLTIDPKLFAEVGDLAYDLGVRLVGQVHSHGPGSGVRFSRVDHAYGLRVPSYLSAVAPDYALNPHTRTSDFGFHVYEPGAGYRLLNAHEMQARILFPDDREVEVLTVGEGSA, encoded by the coding sequence ATGACAACCTCGTTCTTTCCGACCATCACGACGTGGGTGCTACCCGAGGCCGCCGTCCGCACGTCCCTGGCAGAGATGGCCCGGGACGGGCGCCGCGGCAACGAGGGCGTCGCCTTGTGGCTCGGCCATCGCACTGAGGGCATGGCCGAGGTGACGCACGTCGCCGTCCTGCGCGGTTCCCTCGTGTCCAAAGCGCCGGATCTGCTCACCATCGACCCGAAGTTGTTCGCGGAGGTCGGGGACCTCGCCTACGACCTCGGCGTCCGTCTGGTCGGGCAGGTGCACTCGCATGGCCCCGGGTCTGGCGTGCGTTTCTCCCGGGTGGACCACGCGTACGGTCTGCGTGTCCCGTCATACCTGTCCGCCGTGGCGCCCGACTACGCTCTTAATCCGCACACCCGCACGAGTGACTTCGGGTTCCACGTGTACGAACCCGGGGCGGGGTACCGCCTGCTCAACGCGCACGAAATGCAGGCCCGCATCCTCTTCCCGGACGACCGGGAGGTTGAGGTGCTGACCGTGGGGGAGGGGAGCGCATGA
- a CDS encoding TniB family NTP-binding protein produces the protein MFEHLGPEARAVLELGDEERIAYMQRQRWFDHDHAKLIMKRLESLLKHERNNRMPCVAITAETNNGKTLLLERFEQDHPPMIVPVPGGHRTERPVLRVSLVEDTTNIHIYRQILTAAGVPYPRRPDSLELLKQIQHTIENITKTRIIAIDEGHNIRKYPPRQLENALGALRSIATECKVTLVMAGLPEMLFMLNSDRQLENRFKIVYELPRWTEGLGFQQLLKAFEQGLPLREPSNLFLPPLAPRLLELSGGLIGELHEILARAGEEAIHNKKEYINVALLEEMGFVSPMARRVAKESQVGVAVNERIAEEAKAQLQDKERRKKKTRRAQSIPPSKSANEAPKN, from the coding sequence ATGTTCGAACATCTTGGACCCGAAGCCCGAGCCGTGCTGGAACTCGGTGACGAGGAGCGGATCGCCTACATGCAGCGGCAGCGTTGGTTTGACCACGACCACGCCAAGCTGATTATGAAACGCCTTGAATCATTGCTCAAGCACGAGCGCAACAACCGCATGCCCTGTGTTGCCATCACTGCGGAAACGAATAATGGGAAGACACTCCTGCTGGAGCGGTTCGAACAGGATCACCCACCGATGATCGTCCCGGTTCCAGGGGGTCATCGTACCGAAAGACCGGTGCTTCGTGTCAGCCTAGTGGAAGACACAACCAACATACATATTTATAGACAGATTTTGACTGCGGCTGGAGTTCCTTATCCAAGACGTCCAGATTCACTCGAATTGCTAAAACAAATTCAGCATACGATCGAAAATATCACAAAGACCAGGATAATAGCTATTGATGAGGGTCATAACATCAGGAAATACCCGCCAAGGCAACTTGAAAATGCCCTGGGAGCGCTTCGCTCCATCGCCACAGAGTGTAAAGTAACCCTGGTTATGGCCGGACTGCCAGAAATGCTGTTCATGTTAAACAGTGATCGTCAGCTAGAAAATCGATTCAAGATTGTTTATGAATTGCCCCGGTGGACTGAAGGCCTTGGCTTTCAACAACTACTGAAGGCTTTCGAGCAAGGCCTGCCCCTCCGCGAACCCTCAAACTTGTTCTTGCCGCCTCTCGCTCCTCGATTATTAGAATTGAGCGGTGGTCTGATTGGAGAGCTCCATGAAATCCTGGCACGTGCTGGCGAGGAGGCCATACACAACAAGAAAGAGTACATCAATGTTGCGCTTCTGGAGGAAATGGGATTCGTGTCCCCGATGGCACGTCGGGTCGCGAAAGAAAGTCAGGTTGGAGTTGCTGTTAATGAACGCATTGCCGAAGAAGCTAAGGCTCAGTTGCAGGACAAGGAGCGCCGCAAGAAAAAAACGCGGAGAGCTCAATCTATACCTCCTTCTAAAAGCGCAAACGAGGCCCCAAAAAATTAA
- a CDS encoding helix-turn-helix domain-containing protein, producing MTTMDLGNRLKERRERAALTQEYVAKQLGLSREVLSTWETGTRKPNDKQLENLAVLYRTDLAYLKLGRSAGDKDRQLLLQDLPQDDAVISAFTRWLDFLDSWAGFLQAQGDPLPGPGKPPRALDQGGNVTDARKAPTFALEARHEFKLAFDAIHDLETLLDEQNVLVYKTPIESMSASNEIVSGAFYNHPRLGYCIFVNTKQHDARIRFTLAHEFAHALYHYRAGGIISRNGDRNPRETFANAFASHFLVPGKALREQVNEIGGKEYLDSMQAFRLAWHFNVSYAMMLFRLHNEKLISMNDMNEWASYNVGKLAKNWGIRASDSYFAIPANAANEIAKYPISVLKRVKLACDKHQIEPDGAAALLSVSKESLVEGLLQQRRVDKSDDLLELHELLAVR from the coding sequence ATGACGACCATGGACTTGGGCAACCGCTTGAAAGAGCGCCGGGAACGCGCCGCGCTGACCCAGGAGTACGTCGCGAAGCAGCTTGGGCTTTCGCGCGAGGTTTTATCGACCTGGGAGACAGGGACTCGAAAACCGAATGACAAACAGCTTGAGAACCTTGCCGTTCTGTACCGCACGGACCTGGCTTACCTGAAGCTCGGGCGCAGTGCCGGAGACAAGGACCGCCAGTTGCTGCTTCAGGACTTACCGCAAGACGACGCGGTGATCAGCGCTTTCACGCGTTGGCTCGATTTCCTCGACTCGTGGGCTGGCTTCCTGCAAGCCCAAGGCGACCCTCTCCCCGGGCCAGGCAAGCCTCCGCGTGCCTTGGACCAGGGCGGCAATGTCACGGACGCTCGAAAGGCACCCACCTTCGCTCTGGAAGCACGACACGAGTTCAAGCTCGCCTTTGACGCTATCCACGATCTGGAAACGCTTCTCGACGAGCAGAACGTATTGGTATATAAGACGCCTATTGAGAGTATGTCGGCTTCAAACGAAATTGTTTCGGGTGCCTTTTATAATCATCCACGACTAGGTTACTGTATCTTCGTTAATACCAAGCAACACGATGCAAGAATAAGATTTACCCTTGCCCATGAGTTTGCTCATGCTTTATACCATTATCGTGCGGGAGGAATTATAAGTCGCAATGGTGATAGAAACCCGAGAGAAACATTTGCAAATGCGTTTGCATCACATTTTCTCGTTCCGGGGAAGGCCTTGCGAGAACAAGTTAATGAGATTGGAGGTAAGGAGTATTTAGACAGCATGCAGGCCTTCAGACTAGCGTGGCACTTCAATGTCAGTTATGCCATGATGCTTTTCCGGTTGCATAATGAAAAGTTGATTAGCATGAATGACATGAACGAATGGGCGTCCTACAATGTAGGTAAACTTGCGAAGAACTGGGGGATTCGTGCGAGTGATAGCTATTTTGCTATCCCTGCAAACGCCGCCAACGAAATTGCAAAGTATCCGATCTCCGTCCTGAAGCGCGTCAAGCTTGCTTGTGATAAACATCAAATTGAGCCGGATGGAGCGGCTGCCCTCCTCAGTGTTTCAAAGGAGTCTCTTGTCGAAGGTTTGTTGCAACAAAGACGTGTCGACAAGAGCGATGACCTACTTGAACTTCACGAGCTGCTCGCTGTCCGTTGA
- a CDS encoding DUF3037 domain-containing protein: MNSVMRAHYAMVQFIPDRVRDERVNVGVVLQSPDYGYAAMTYRRHMDAALRAVHPQVDAQLVRLLVQGLCATFAPYDSEPHFPRLFPLQLGEEHPTHPTFLERFNTPHGQVHFTPPKVVLVSDAQGFTAKLRQLRERLLDVPNVAVERPTITKGELEKNVVGALKARRVPLVTEPPAFPGERWPHNRFDALNLRSNRRHLQFLSYDIADPPTAAAKGFVMSVMDLKSGGHRYRDDQFGVIVQRPEHFTSNKDDYEALLRICRFNGITVFENHRDDVERLAAGLLSEHGLAV; the protein is encoded by the coding sequence ATGAACAGTGTCATGCGCGCTCACTACGCCATGGTGCAGTTCATTCCAGACCGGGTAAGGGATGAGCGTGTGAACGTTGGCGTTGTGCTTCAATCACCTGATTATGGCTACGCTGCCATGACATATCGTCGACACATGGACGCCGCTCTGCGTGCCGTGCATCCACAAGTCGACGCGCAACTTGTTCGGCTGCTCGTGCAAGGTCTTTGCGCAACCTTCGCGCCTTATGACAGCGAACCGCATTTCCCACGTCTATTCCCACTTCAACTGGGTGAAGAACACCCAACCCACCCGACCTTTCTCGAGCGGTTCAACACACCGCACGGTCAGGTGCATTTCACTCCCCCGAAGGTGGTGCTTGTCAGCGATGCTCAGGGCTTCACAGCAAAACTACGTCAATTGCGGGAGCGCTTGCTTGACGTACCCAACGTTGCCGTGGAACGGCCGACCATCACCAAAGGCGAACTGGAGAAGAATGTCGTGGGTGCCCTTAAAGCACGCCGTGTGCCCCTGGTGACTGAACCCCCAGCGTTTCCAGGTGAGAGATGGCCTCACAACCGCTTTGATGCACTGAACTTGCGTAGCAACCGACGACACTTGCAGTTCCTCTCGTACGACATTGCAGATCCGCCCACCGCCGCTGCTAAGGGCTTTGTCATGTCTGTCATGGACCTGAAGTCCGGAGGACACCGCTACCGTGATGATCAGTTCGGCGTGATAGTCCAGAGACCGGAACATTTCACCTCAAACAAAGATGACTACGAGGCGCTGCTGCGCATCTGCCGCTTCAACGGCATCACCGTTTTTGAGAATCACCGGGACGATGTTGAACGCCTTGCGGCTGGGCTGCTCAGTGAGCATGGCCTCGCGGTGTGA
- a CDS encoding nucleotidyltransferase domain-containing protein, with product MTRDDRAARIAAEYAALPEVLAVALGGSRAAGNRDEHSDIDLYVYSHHEVPVPARRALAEHRGERVEVDNRWWEPGDEWLERGDGLHVDVMFRRAASFEDHLTALLERHEARLGYTTALWHNLRTCEVLFDREGWLAVLKRRADQPYPDGLARAIIALNFPLLRGALGAYPNQIALAVRRGDLVAVNHRLTEFLASSFDVLFALNRTPHPGEKRLLTLAARLPLVPEDFAGQVERLLAFTPGTLGEVPGRVEALVDALVRLLQERGELPAPRGTEARALP from the coding sequence ATGACCCGAGACGACCGCGCGGCCCGCATCGCCGCCGAGTACGCCGCCCTTCCCGAGGTTCTCGCCGTGGCGCTGGGAGGCTCGCGCGCCGCCGGGAACCGGGACGAGCACTCCGACATCGACCTGTACGTCTACAGCCACCATGAGGTGCCCGTGCCCGCGCGGCGCGCCCTGGCCGAACACCGGGGGGAACGTGTCGAGGTGGACAACCGCTGGTGGGAGCCCGGTGACGAGTGGTTGGAACGTGGAGACGGCCTGCACGTCGACGTGATGTTCCGCCGCGCCGCCAGCTTCGAGGACCACCTGACCGCCCTGCTGGAACGCCACGAGGCGCGGCTGGGCTACACGACGGCGCTGTGGCACAACCTGCGCACCTGCGAGGTGCTCTTCGACCGCGAGGGCTGGCTCGCGGTCCTGAAGCGGCGGGCGGACCAGCCCTACCCGGACGGGCTGGCGCGGGCGATCATCGCCCTCAACTTTCCCCTCCTGCGCGGGGCCCTCGGCGCCTACCCCAACCAGATCGCGCTCGCCGTGCGGCGGGGGGACCTCGTGGCGGTCAACCACCGTCTGACGGAATTCCTGGCCTCGTCTTTCGACGTGCTCTTCGCCCTGAACCGGACGCCGCATCCCGGCGAGAAGCGGCTGCTCACCCTGGCCGCCCGCCTGCCGCTCGTGCCCGAGGACTTCGCGGGCCAGGTGGAACGGCTGCTCGCCTTCACGCCGGGGACGCTGGGTGAGGTGCCGGGCCGGGTCGAGGCGCTGGTGGACGCCCTTGTCCGGCTCTTGCAGGAGCGCGGCGAACTCCCGGCACCTCGGGGAACGGAGGCCCGGGCCCTGCCCTGA
- a CDS encoding ThiF family adenylyltransferase, protein MSVDVDLAFSRLVKTAATTRPEAGDLHRFIQAQVLLTGEPEVLLTRNGAASFQHALRLLVRTTLNLTVFLPAEAAELAATSTALARHIEFGSTVRFVTTPPNPQAFAAVLNVGSSARPDLPWTSVNSNGWLARVTSGPTPLDNTCDQWNPVGALAAASLGAAEVFKRLLPVKPDRAAMFDNLTFSLDSLETGGNDPGPPLPSELHVSLLLTGAGAIGNGIAALLADLPLHGRIDIVDRQTYGDENLGTCLLLGPDGLGKAKAGELAGFLRSRLPSSPVYAHEARLEDLSFGSQDGLPIHRVVLNGLDNVEARHSVQQQLWPDVVIDGAIGPLMCQVSCHPADEDVACLLCLFELPVRDAATQQVRATGLAPLRLAQPDDLVTDADVHAAPEHQRAWLAGQVGRPICSVVAEGVMRTLTDDQQREGFAPSVPFVACLSACMVVAELVRHVEGRPSPLAPRYQFDVLRGPAFGVTVDLARGQRCTCTERRATIQQFRALVARTLVVT, encoded by the coding sequence ATGAGCGTCGACGTCGACCTCGCTTTCAGCCGGCTGGTGAAGACTGCGGCGACGACCCGTCCGGAAGCCGGTGACCTCCACCGCTTCATCCAGGCTCAGGTTCTCCTGACCGGCGAACCTGAGGTGCTGCTCACGCGTAATGGCGCGGCCTCCTTCCAGCATGCGCTGCGTCTGCTTGTCCGCACCACCCTGAATCTCACCGTGTTCCTGCCTGCGGAAGCTGCCGAACTGGCTGCGACCAGCACCGCCCTCGCACGGCACATCGAGTTCGGCTCAACCGTGCGCTTCGTGACTACCCCCCCGAACCCGCAGGCGTTCGCAGCAGTGTTGAACGTGGGCAGCTCGGCCCGTCCTGACCTGCCGTGGACGTCCGTGAACAGCAACGGTTGGCTCGCGCGCGTCACCTCAGGTCCAACGCCTCTGGACAACACCTGTGACCAGTGGAACCCGGTTGGTGCGCTGGCTGCCGCGTCTCTTGGCGCGGCCGAGGTGTTCAAGCGCCTGCTGCCCGTGAAGCCTGACCGGGCGGCGATGTTCGACAACCTTACCTTCTCGCTCGACAGCCTTGAGACGGGTGGGAACGACCCCGGGCCACCCCTTCCATCGGAACTGCACGTCTCGCTGCTCCTCACCGGCGCGGGCGCCATCGGTAACGGCATCGCGGCACTGCTGGCCGATCTGCCCCTGCACGGCCGCATCGACATCGTTGACCGGCAAACGTACGGTGACGAGAACCTCGGGACCTGCCTGCTGCTGGGGCCAGACGGGCTCGGGAAGGCCAAGGCCGGGGAACTCGCCGGGTTCCTGCGTTCACGCCTTCCCTCCTCACCGGTGTACGCGCACGAAGCCCGCCTGGAGGACCTGTCGTTCGGGAGCCAGGACGGCCTGCCGATTCACCGGGTTGTGCTGAACGGCCTCGACAACGTGGAGGCTCGTCACAGCGTGCAGCAACAACTCTGGCCGGACGTGGTCATTGACGGGGCCATTGGCCCGTTGATGTGCCAGGTGAGCTGCCACCCGGCGGACGAGGACGTGGCATGCCTGCTGTGCCTGTTCGAACTGCCAGTCCGCGATGCCGCCACCCAGCAGGTCCGTGCGACTGGTCTTGCTCCCTTGCGGCTCGCTCAACCGGACGATCTGGTGACGGACGCGGACGTCCACGCTGCACCGGAGCACCAACGCGCCTGGCTCGCCGGGCAGGTGGGGCGGCCTATCTGCTCCGTGGTCGCCGAGGGCGTCATGCGCACCCTCACCGATGACCAGCAGCGCGAGGGCTTCGCTCCTTCCGTGCCGTTCGTCGCCTGCCTCAGCGCCTGCATGGTGGTCGCCGAACTTGTCCGGCACGTCGAGGGACGACCGTCACCCCTCGCTCCGCGCTATCAGTTCGACGTGCTCCGCGGCCCGGCATTCGGCGTGACCGTGGACCTAGCACGGGGGCAGCGCTGTACCTGCACCGAGCGCCGAGCTACCATCCAGCAATTCCGCGCCCTCGTCGCGCGGACGCTGGTGGTGACCTGA
- a CDS encoding HipA family kinase, with translation MRPHLYATSHVGPLDHGNSHAQILLDENHVAWVVKSLASAQQGPTRGRALFNDYVATRVAELLNLPVPQVSVILVEDVLLDAFPTLRTQAFGTFTPGFHLAIRYHQGVTLRDFRSAGLSSLADRRVVNKLAANAVVTFDTWTCNPDRAVETDLGLYENEGNLLFETSRPGELRLMMLDQGQAFAGDWHDQPDGNPFSRLGAWPLRLMGHLNLFVRGRWLDLESCLEYVSHIQHVPLVDLRSIVHEVPWAWREGISEAEIEELLLYLIRRAAHLEKPMYQELTALPERMHARRRLT, from the coding sequence ATGCGCCCACACCTCTACGCGACCAGCCATGTCGGACCTCTCGATCACGGCAACTCTCACGCGCAAATCCTGCTCGACGAAAATCACGTTGCGTGGGTTGTGAAGTCACTCGCCAGCGCTCAGCAAGGACCCACCCGCGGCCGCGCCCTATTCAACGATTACGTCGCCACGCGCGTTGCGGAACTGCTCAACCTACCAGTACCTCAAGTTTCGGTCATCCTGGTGGAGGACGTCCTGCTCGACGCCTTTCCCACGTTGCGTACGCAAGCATTCGGTACATTCACCCCCGGGTTTCACCTGGCTATTCGTTACCATCAGGGCGTCACTCTCCGTGACTTCCGCAGCGCTGGTCTCTCAAGCCTTGCGGATCGGAGGGTAGTGAACAAGCTCGCTGCGAACGCGGTTGTGACCTTTGATACCTGGACCTGCAACCCTGACCGAGCAGTTGAAACGGATCTCGGCTTGTATGAGAACGAGGGCAATTTACTCTTCGAGACCTCGCGACCAGGTGAATTACGCCTGATGATGCTTGATCAGGGGCAAGCTTTTGCAGGAGACTGGCACGACCAACCGGATGGAAACCCATTCAGTCGATTGGGAGCATGGCCGCTCCGCTTAATGGGACACCTTAACCTCTTCGTGCGCGGACGTTGGCTCGACCTCGAGTCCTGCTTGGAATACGTCTCCCACATACAGCACGTCCCGCTCGTCGATCTGCGGAGCATTGTTCACGAGGTTCCGTGGGCATGGCGTGAAGGAATCAGTGAAGCTGAAATCGAAGAGCTTCTGCTGTACCTGATTAGACGTGCGGCACACCTTGAAAAGCCCATGTACCAGGAACTCACGGCTCTCCCCGAACGCATGCACGCTCGCAGGAGGCTCACATGA
- a CDS encoding ABC transporter substrate-binding protein, with translation MKKLLTLTAALCTLSSTASAATTLQYWLWDANQQPAYQQCAVNFTKKNPDITVKITQKGWNDYWTGLTTGFVSGTAPDVFTNHLAYFPEFARNNQLVDINPLIKRDKVATNIYYPGLAQLWTKDGKRYGLPKDFDTVAIFYNADLLAKAGLKPADLANLTWNPKDGGTWQRTIARLTLDKQGNNGLSPKFNKKQVAQYGYMTPYGAGFNGQTEWAFYTATTGWKHNNGLFGTKYNYDDPRFAQTIQWLADLNLKHGLIPSFQEVQASGGDSLFRAGKAVMVTNGSWMISDYTSKLPFKVGIAPLPKGPDGTRKSMFNGLADSIWVGSKNQDAAWKWVKYLASAECQNVVGRTGVVLPAIPSATNLAVAAHKARGVDSSVFVNQAKAKGGTFLFPITDAAAQVNDIMTSTMQKVFLGQAKAADVLGDANAKVNALFK, from the coding sequence ATGAAAAAGCTCCTGACCCTGACCGCCGCCCTTTGCACCCTGTCGAGCACCGCGAGTGCGGCCACCACGCTGCAATACTGGCTGTGGGACGCCAACCAGCAACCGGCCTACCAGCAGTGCGCGGTGAACTTCACCAAGAAGAACCCCGACATCACGGTCAAGATCACCCAGAAGGGCTGGAACGACTACTGGACCGGCCTGACGACCGGCTTCGTGAGCGGCACGGCGCCGGACGTGTTCACGAACCACCTCGCGTACTTCCCCGAGTTCGCCCGCAACAATCAGCTCGTGGACATCAACCCCCTGATCAAGCGGGACAAGGTCGCCACCAACATCTACTACCCCGGCCTCGCACAGCTCTGGACCAAGGACGGCAAGCGGTACGGGCTGCCCAAGGACTTCGACACCGTCGCCATCTTCTACAACGCCGACTTGCTGGCGAAGGCCGGACTCAAGCCTGCCGACCTCGCCAACCTAACCTGGAACCCGAAAGACGGCGGCACCTGGCAGCGCACCATTGCGCGGCTGACCCTCGACAAGCAGGGGAACAACGGTCTGTCGCCGAAGTTCAACAAGAAGCAGGTCGCCCAGTACGGCTACATGACCCCCTACGGGGCGGGCTTCAACGGGCAGACCGAGTGGGCCTTCTACACGGCGACGACCGGCTGGAAGCACAACAACGGCCTGTTCGGGACCAAGTACAACTACGACGACCCCCGTTTCGCCCAGACGATCCAGTGGCTCGCTGACCTCAACCTCAAGCACGGCCTGATCCCGAGCTTCCAGGAGGTGCAGGCGAGCGGCGGCGACTCGCTGTTCCGCGCGGGCAAGGCCGTCATGGTGACGAACGGCTCGTGGATGATCAGCGACTACACCTCGAAGCTGCCCTTCAAGGTCGGCATCGCCCCGCTGCCCAAGGGCCCGGACGGCACCCGCAAGAGCATGTTCAACGGGCTGGCGGACTCCATCTGGGTCGGCTCCAAGAACCAGGACGCCGCCTGGAAGTGGGTCAAGTACCTTGCCTCGGCGGAGTGCCAGAACGTCGTCGGGCGCACGGGCGTGGTCCTGCCCGCCATCCCCTCGGCGACCAACCTCGCTGTCGCCGCGCACAAGGCCCGGGGCGTGGACTCCAGCGTGTTCGTGAACCAGGCCAAGGCCAAGGGCGGGACCTTCCTCTTCCCGATCACCGACGCCGCCGCGCAGGTCAACGACATCATGACGAGCACCATGCAGAAGGTGTTCCTCGGCCAGGCCAAGGCGGCGGACGTGCTGGGGGACGCCAACGCCAAGGTCAACGCCCTCTTCAAGTAA
- a CDS encoding helix-turn-helix domain-containing protein: protein MAKTDKGPTESRLTFGRRLREERQKRRMTLEDLAEASGITWSYIAQVEVGRRNISVDNMHLLAAGVGVPLRELL from the coding sequence GTGGCGAAGACGGACAAGGGCCCGACGGAGTCGAGACTGACCTTCGGGCGGCGTCTACGCGAGGAACGTCAGAAGAGGAGGATGACGCTGGAGGACCTGGCCGAGGCCAGCGGGATCACCTGGTCCTACATCGCCCAGGTCGAGGTGGGGCGACGCAATATCAGTGTGGACAACATGCACTTGCTGGCGGCCGGGGTGGGGGTGCCGCTCAGAGAGTTGTTGTAG
- the melA gene encoding alpha-glucosidase/alpha-galactosidase — protein MTSPKIAMIGAGSTVFAKNLLGDILGFPELAGADVRLFDINQERLDVTEQVAGRVARSVGARPTVTATTDRERALDGADFVINMIQVGGYKPATVTDFEVPKRYGLRQTIADTLGVGGIMRALRTVPVLLDMSRDMERLCPDTLHLNYVNPMAMNIWGLARQTPIKTVGLCHSVQHTAYELSQDLGIPVEEIDYLCAGINHMAFYLKFEHKGVDLYPRLMELAESGQVPAWNRVRYEMLRRLGYFVTESSEHFSEYVPYFIKRGREDLVERFNVPLDEYPRRCEAQIGGWEELRTKLQDPDAPLEVHRSVEYGSLIIHSMVTGQPRVVYGNVMNSPSDGSAGKLIANLPDECSVEVPCLVDRQGIQPTRIGRIPPQLAALMQTNINVQALTVEALVTGNREHIYHAAMLDPHTAAELDLDQIWALVDDLLAEHGDWVPEGLRRGLAAD, from the coding sequence ATGACTTCCCCCAAAATCGCCATGATCGGTGCGGGCAGCACCGTCTTCGCCAAGAACCTGCTCGGGGACATCCTCGGCTTTCCCGAACTCGCAGGGGCCGACGTTCGCCTCTTCGACATCAACCAGGAACGCCTCGACGTGACCGAGCAGGTCGCCGGGCGGGTGGCGCGCTCAGTCGGCGCGCGGCCCACCGTCACCGCCACCACCGACCGCGAGCGGGCCCTCGACGGGGCCGACTTCGTGATCAACATGATCCAGGTCGGCGGCTACAAGCCCGCCACCGTGACCGACTTCGAGGTCCCGAAGCGCTACGGGCTGCGGCAGACCATCGCGGACACGCTGGGCGTGGGCGGGATCATGCGGGCGCTGCGAACCGTGCCCGTGCTGCTCGACATGAGCCGGGACATGGAGCGGCTGTGCCCGGACACCCTGCACCTGAACTACGTCAACCCGATGGCGATGAACATCTGGGGCCTCGCGCGGCAGACGCCCATCAAGACGGTCGGCCTGTGCCACTCGGTGCAGCACACGGCCTATGAGCTGTCACAGGATCTGGGCATCCCGGTGGAGGAGATCGACTACCTCTGCGCGGGGATCAACCACATGGCCTTTTACCTCAAGTTCGAGCACAAAGGCGTGGACCTCTATCCCCGGCTGATGGAACTGGCCGAGTCGGGCCAGGTCCCGGCCTGGAACCGGGTGCGCTACGAGATGCTGCGCAGACTCGGCTACTTCGTCACCGAGTCGAGCGAGCACTTCTCGGAGTACGTGCCGTACTTCATCAAGCGGGGCCGCGAGGATCTGGTCGAGCGCTTCAACGTGCCGCTCGACGAGTACCCCCGCCGCTGTGAGGCGCAGATCGGCGGCTGGGAGGAACTGCGGACGAAGTTGCAGGACCCCGATGCCCCGCTGGAGGTTCACCGCTCCGTGGAGTACGGGTCGCTGATCATCCACAGTATGGTGACCGGGCAGCCGCGCGTGGTGTACGGCAACGTGATGAACAGTCCCTCGGATGGCAGCGCGGGCAAGCTGATCGCCAACCTGCCCGACGAGTGCAGCGTCGAGGTGCCGTGCCTGGTGGACCGTCAGGGCATCCAGCCCACGCGGATCGGGCGGATCCCGCCCCAACTCGCCGCCCTGATGCAGACGAACATCAACGTTCAGGCGCTGACGGTGGAGGCCCTCGTGACCGGCAACCGGGAACACATCTACCACGCGGCGATGCTCGACCCGCACACCGCCGCCGAACTCGACCTCGACCAGATCTGGGCGCTGGTGGACGACCTGCTCGCCGAGCACGGCGACTGGGTGCCCGAGGGGCTGCGCAGGGGGCTGGCGGCGGACTGA